A region of Kribbella sp. NBC_01245 DNA encodes the following proteins:
- a CDS encoding Crp/Fnr family transcriptional regulator, whose product MGEAHDTFRECIGDAAWRELLNVGTLRSYRPGTFILRQGEAAGFVLALENGRVKLVATAADGAQLLLTVRGGGHLIGELADEGHGRRNASVIAIDRCTARYLPAPVFERFLALQDLQKAFSRYVVGKFDQTVERQVDLANRRSGRRIAKLLLDVVRLAPAGSPDPHRVPFTQEELSASLGMARSTIAEQLGAFRQAGALGPGPALIVTDVDCLTTFAKA is encoded by the coding sequence ATGGGCGAGGCGCACGACACCTTCAGAGAATGCATAGGTGACGCGGCATGGCGTGAGCTCCTCAATGTGGGCACATTGCGCAGCTACCGGCCCGGCACCTTCATCCTCCGGCAAGGGGAAGCCGCTGGATTTGTACTTGCACTGGAAAATGGGCGAGTCAAGCTTGTCGCCACGGCCGCAGATGGCGCGCAGTTGCTGCTGACAGTCCGCGGAGGCGGTCACCTAATCGGGGAACTCGCCGACGAGGGCCATGGCCGCCGTAACGCGAGTGTCATCGCCATTGATCGCTGTACAGCGCGCTATCTGCCTGCGCCGGTCTTCGAGCGCTTCTTAGCGCTGCAGGATCTACAGAAGGCCTTCAGCCGGTACGTCGTTGGCAAGTTCGACCAAACAGTGGAACGCCAGGTAGACCTGGCAAATCGCAGATCGGGCCGTCGCATCGCCAAGCTCCTTCTGGACGTCGTACGCCTCGCCCCCGCGGGAAGTCCCGACCCGCACCGAGTGCCCTTCACCCAGGAAGAGCTGTCGGCCTCGCTCGGTATGGCCCGCAGCACCATCGCCGAACAACTCGGGGCCTTTCGCCAGGCCGGGGCGCTCGGTCCCGGCCCGGCGCTGATCGTGACTGATGTCGATTGCTTGACCACCTTCGCCAAGGCCTGA